A stretch of Carcharodon carcharias isolate sCarCar2 chromosome 24 unlocalized genomic scaffold, sCarCar2.pri SUPER_24_unloc_11, whole genome shotgun sequence DNA encodes these proteins:
- the LOC121273495 gene encoding mas-related G-protein coupled receptor member A6-like, whose product MMVSFCWLKSALNVSAGEGATNVSWSGEAESHRQHTRIISTLLILTSVVGAPLNGLALWVLGFRVRRKNRFVVYVVNLLASDFLFLFFQAVHSVCRFAGVGGASRFLLSFRCVIVACNEASAYLLTWISVERFLGVAFPIWWRVSRTKDSAVLASWLIWGLSIGLATLYGVIRATDIQPAAKEGLVAMEFALAFLAPFLVFTLANVLILCGSKRSSRKTTKLYRAITLNAVIFLMCWVPYHTCVFLHYQALSARRPALCVSAYYGAYYSVCLLHIKSCVIPLIYISISNELKVKFRESLPSIFERRFSEESGLSSPVPDNEATVRSERNSAQK is encoded by the coding sequence ATGATGGTTTCCTTCTGCTGGCTGAAGTCGGCCCTCAACGTCTCGGCCGGCGAGGGCGCCACCAACGTGAGCTGGAGCGGGGAGGCCGAGTCCCACCGGCAGCACACCCGCATCATCTCCACCCTCCTGATCCTGACCTCGGTGGTGGGGGCCCCGCTCAACGGCCTGGCCCTCTGGGTGCTGGGCTTCAGGGTGCGGCGCAAGAACCGCTTCGTCGTCTACGTGGTCAACCTGCTGGCCTCCgacttcctcttcctcttcttccaGGCCGTGCACAGCGTGTGCCGCTTCGCCGGGGTCGGCGGCGCCAGCCGCTTCCTGCTGTCTTTCCGCTGCGTCATTGTGGCCTGCAACGAGGCCAGCGCCTACCTGCTGACCTGGATCAGCGTCGAGCGCTTCCTGGGCGTGGCCTTCCCCATCTGGTGGCGCGTCTCGCGGACCAAGGACTCGGCGGTGCTCGCCTCCTGGCTCATCTGGGGCCTGTCGATCGGCCTAGCCACCCTCTACGGCGTCATCCGGGCCACTGACATCCAGCCGGCGGCCAAGGAGGGCCTGGTTGCCATGGAGTTCGCCCTGGCCTTTTTGGCTCCCTTCCTGGTCTTCACACTCGCCAACGTCCTCATCCTCTGCGGCTCCAAGCGCAGCTCGCGCAAGACCACCAAGCTCTACCGGGCCATCACCCTCAACGCTGTCATCTTCCTGATGTGCTGGGTGCCCTACCACACCTGCGTCTTCCTCCACTACCAGGCTCTCTCCGCCAGGAGGCCAGCACTCTGCGTCTCAGCCTACTACGGAGCCTACTACTCCGTCTGCCTCCTGCACATCAAGAGCTGCGTCATCCCCCTCATCTACATCTCCATCAGCAACGAGCTGAAGGTCAAGTTCCGCGAGTCCCTGCCCAGCATCTTCGAGCGGCGGTTCAGCGAGGAGTCGGGCCTGTCTTCCCCGGTGCCTGACAACGAGGCCACCGTCAGGAGCGAGCGGAACAGCGCCCAGAAATAG